AGCGCGATGGGGAACTCCTCGCCGGGCATCTCGGTCGGATCGCCGAGATCAGCGGGGACGAACCGGGCCTTGCCGTCCTCGAAGTTGAACTCCTCGGTGTAGAGGTTCGCCGTCCCGGGGTGATCCTCGTCGGGGCAGGGCCACTGGAGGCCCTCCCCGCGCTCTTCGAGGCGTTCGTGGGTGATCCCGCCGTAGATCGGCACCAGCTCGTTGATCTCGTCCATGATCTGAGTCGGGTTCTCGTATCCCCACTCGAAACCGAGGCGCTCTGCGAGTTTCTGGACGATCTCCCAGTCGGCGTGGGCCTTCCCCGGCGGGTCGGCCACCGGCCGGACCATCTGGACCCGGCGCTCGGTGTTGGTGACGGTGCCGTACTTCTCGGTGATCGCCGCCGCCGGCAACACGACGTCTGCGTACTCGGCGGTCTCGGTCATGAAGATGTCCTGGACCGCGAGGAAGTCGAGCTTTTCGAGGCTCTCGTGGGCGTTCGTGAGGTCGGGCTCGGAAATCGCGGGGTTCTCCCCGACGACGTACATCCCCCGCAGGTTACCTTCGTCGACCTCGTCGAACATCTCGGTGATGCGCAGGCCGGGCTCGTCGGGCGGCCGGACGTCCCACGCGTCTTCGAACTTCTCGAGGACGTCCTCGTCCGAGAGCTCCTGGTAGCCCGGCAGGGTGTCCGGGATCGGCCCCATGTCGCCGCCTCCGCCTTGGACGTTGTTCTGGCCGCGAAACGGCGAGAGGCCGGCGTTTTCCTTGCCCAGGTGCCCCGTCACCAGCGCGAGATCGGCGAGCGCCAGCACCGTCTGCGTTCCGTACGTGTGCTGGGAGATGCCCATCGCCCAACCGAACACGCAGGTGTCTGCCTCGGCGATCGTCTCGGCGGCGTTCTTCAACTCCTCCGGCGAGACGTTGGTCAGCTCCTCGACCTTCTCAGGGGTGAACTCCCCGACCTTCTCCTTTACCTCCTCGAAGTTCCGGGTGCGCTCCTCGATGAACTCGTCGTCCTGGAGGTCGTTCTCGACGATGTGGCGGATCATCCCGTTGATCCACGCGATGTCGTGGCCGCCCTCGGTGCGGGTGTACTGGTCTGCGTGTTCGGCCAGGTCGATCTTCCGGGGGTCGAAGACGAACAGGTCCGCGCCGTCCCGGACGTTCTGTTTGATGCGGGTCGCGAGCACGGGGTGGCTCTCGGTGGTGTTCGCGCCCGTGATCAGGTAGCAGTCGGTGTTGCCGATGTCCTCGATCCGGTTGGTCATCGCGCCGTAGCCCACGGTCTGTTTCAGCGCCGCGACCGTCGAGGAGTGACACAGCCGCGTGCAGTTGTCGATGTTCTTCGTTCCCAGCACTTGGCGGGCGAACTTCTGGACCGCGAAGTTCTCCTCGTTGGTCGTCTTCGAGGAGGAAAGCACCGAGACCGTGTCGGGGCCGTGCTCGTCTTGGATCTCCGAGAGTCCCTCCGCGACCCGGTCGAGCGCCTCGCCCCAGGTGGCCTCGCGGAATTCGCCGTTTTCCTTGACGAGGGGCTGATCGAGGCGCTCGTCGCTGTTGACGTAGTCGTAGCCGAACTTCCCCTTCACGCAGGTCGAAAAGTCGTTGGCGGGCGTCGCCTCGGGGTCGGCGGGCCGGGCCGCGAGCACCTCGTCGTCCTTGCCGTAGAGATCGAACCGACAGCCCACCGCACAGTACCCGCAGGTCGTTTCGGCTTTATCCATCTGCGAGAGGCGCGCATCGCCGACGGCCTTCCCGATGTCGAACAGTGCGCCCTCGGGCATGCTGTTCGCGGCGGTGAACTCCGCGGCGTGCTCGGCGTCGGCCATCGCCTCGTCGACGACGGTGCGGGCGCGCTTTCCAGCGGCCTCGCGGGCGGCCGTCGCCTCGTGTTTCGCGTGGGCCATAAAGCGCGCGACGCCGGATTTGCCCGCGAGATCGTCGTTCAGGTCCCGTCCCCGAAGGTCGCGGTTGGGCGATTCGGCCGTCTCGATGGTGTCGGCGGGCGTGCGTTCGATGACCGTACCGATGGAGTTCTTCTGGTCGAATCCCGGGAACGGCAGGGTCGTCGCGTCGACCAACCCCTTCTCGGTGAGCGAGCCGGTCGGACAGACCGTCGCACAGTGGCCACACGAGACGCACGTCGAGTCGTCCATCGTCTCGGCCCCGCTCTGGAAGCCGATCCGGGTGTCCGGGCCCGACCCCTCGACCCGGAGGACGCCCTCGACCTGCACGTCGTTGCAGGCCTCGACACACCGGTTACAGAGGATGCACTTGTTCCGGTCGATCTGGATAAAGGAGGAAGTATCGTCGATTGGCTCGTAGGCGTCGCGGTCGTCGAAGACGCCGTAGCGGGGGTGTTCGACGCCGTTCTCGATCGAGGCGTCCTGCAGTTCACACCGGCCGTTCTGCGAGCAGGTCGTACACCGGAGGTTGTGGTTCGAAAGCAGGAGGTCGAGGTTCACGTCGCGGGCCTCGCTCGCGTCACCGGTGTCGGTGTCGACGGTCATGCCGTCCTCGACGGGGTGGCTACAGGCGGGAACGAGCCCCTCCTCGTCCGTTTCGACCACACAGGTGCGACACTCGCTTCGCGGGCCGACCTCGAAACGGCCGTGGTCGCCCGCGTCGCCCTCGTCGCCCCGGTCGTAGTAACAGACCGCCGGAACCGTACCGTCCGTGTCGACGGCCTCGACGGCGTCGAGTAGGGTCGCGCCCTCCTGGACGGCGACGGACTGGCCGTCGACCGTGAGGTGGGCCATCCCCTCCCCGTAGTCGAGGTTCGGGTCGTTTGCCGTCCCGGTCCGGAAGTCCTCGGTCAGGGGCGTATTCGACTGTGGATCCTCGATGTCAGGAACGCGCGGTGTGGGATGGGTACTCATGATTCGACGGTGGATTCGGGGCGTCTGGTCCGCTGGTCGTCCGTACACTCGCCGGCGAGACATTGCCCGCTGGCGTGGGCGGTGAACTCGGTCTCGAAGGCGTCCATCGCGGTCGTCACGGGCCGGGAGGCCGCCCGGCCGAAGTAGCAGGTGCTCGTCCGGCGCATCACCCGTGTGAGCTCGCGAATCGAACCGCTGTCGTACTCGCCGTCGTAGACCTCCCGGAGGAGGGCAACGAGCTGTTTCGAGCCCTCGCGACACGGGACACAGCGCCCGCAGTTCGCCTCGCGGGCGAACCGGGCGCGCTTGCCCGCGAGCGCGACGGTACACCGCGTCCCGTCGAACAGTTCGACGGCCCCGTTGGTCCCGAGGTTCGCAGAATCGAGCGACTGGGCGTTCGCGGGAGTATCGAGCGTCCGGGTGAAGCCGCCAAAGCACCCGCCGACGCAGGCGAGCTTGAAGTCCTCGGCCGGGACGGCTCCCAGTGCCGTTTGGAGCGAGCTCCCGGTCGAAAGCTCGACGGTCGCGCGGTCGGCGTCGTCGACGACAGTCACGATCCGGGTGCCGGGATCGGCGTCGTCGGCGTCGAAGCTCTCGGGCGAGAGCAGCGCCGTCCGGAGCTGTGCGAGCGTCCGGGGGGTGTGGATCGCCGTCGGCCGGCCGAACAGCCCGTGTTCCTCCGGGCCGGGCGGGGTCCGGCGGGCCTCGATCCGGTCTGCGCCTTCGAGCGATTCGAGCGCCATCGTCGGCTCGCCGGCCCGATACTCGTCGGGGCCGCTCGCGATCTGGACGGTCGCCCCGAGCGCGTCGTCGATAGCGTCGGCGGCCGTCTCGCAGCGTTCGAGCGCGAGGTCGTCGGCCTCGTTGGCGTAGACGACCACGTCCGTGGCGCCGACGGCCGCGGCGACCGTGAGCGCCCCGTCGAGGACCGCCACCGGCGCGCTCTTGAGCAACAGCTGATCGGCGTCGGCGGCCGGGTCGGGCTCGTTGCCGTTGACGACGACCACCGGCTCGCCCTCCGCCTCGCGGGTCGCCTCCCAGGCGGACGCGAGGGGCGCGTCGTGGCGGGCGTCGCCCCGACCGCGCCCGAGCAGGCCCAGCGCGTCGACGTCCTCGCACAATCCGCCGGGGTCCTCGCGGGCGTCTTCTGCGACCAGCCGCCCGTAGTCCTCGGGGACGGTCGGCGCGACCCAGCCACAAGGCGCGAGCGCGCCCCGCCGGCCGACCGACAGCGATCCCGTTTCGGGGACCGGCAGCGCCCGGGTGTCGGACTCGTGCTCGACGACGTACCGGGCGTCCCGGGTCGGTAGTTCACCCTCGTCGATCCGCTCGACCAGCGTTCGCGTCTGGGTCGGCGAGCACTCGACGTGATACGCGGTCCAGCCCTCGGCGGTCACCAGAACGACGGGTTCGATCCCGACGGTGCCGATCGGCCCCACTTCGACGACGGGGACGCTCGACGCGGTCGCGCGCGCCGCGTCGAGGACCGCCGCGTGGCGGTCGTCCTCGGCGCTGCAGACGCGCACGACCGGTGATTCGCCGACCGCTCCCCTGTCCACTGTCATACGAAACCCCAGTCGTGACGAGGGCGAAAAAGGTCACGGGCTGCAGGCGCAAACGGGATCGCGGGCCGGATCGACACCCGCGGACGGATTCTTCGAATCGGGCCTGCCAGCGGTCGCGTCGACCGGCGTTTCGCTGACGGTGGTTTCCGAATCACGGTTGTAGTTCACTATTGGTAAAGAAATGACTGTTTACAGTAGTACCAGGTAACTGGCTCCAGAGGGGAGACATTTGGTGGTAAGACTTATGGAGGCGCTACTCCGGTGAACGATTATGCACGTCGCCCAAACGGGTGGGGAGATCACCCGCGAGACGTTCTGGGAGATCGGCCCCCTCGGCAAGGGGATGTTCTACTTCCTCTCGGTCGTCGCCCTCCTCGTGTTCGTCTACGGCGTCTACGAGCGCTTTGCCCGCTACACCGACGGCGAGAGCGATCCCCGCGACCGCCTGAACGATCTCGGTTCCCGGATCGTAAGCGCCGCGCGGATCGTCGGCTCGAACGAGAAGCAGTTCAACCGCGACCTCTACGGCGGGCTGATGCACGCCTTCGTCATGTGGGGGTTTCTCGTGCTCCTGATCGGGACGACGATTCTCTTCGTCGACATGGACTTCTACCGGCCGCTTACAGGCGAGTCGTTCTGGGTCGGGGAGTTCTACCTGGCCTACGCGATCGTGCTCGACGCCTTCGGCCTGCTGTTCGTCGTCGGCCTCGGGATGGCAATGTACCGGCGGTACGTCGTGCGCAACGAACGGTTGTGGGGGAGACACACCGGGTTGGAGGACGACGCGTTCGTCTGGACGCTCTTTCTCCTCGGTGTGGGCGGCTTTCTGGTCCAAGGGGTCGGAATGGTCGGCCAGGAGATCCGCGCCGGCGAAACCGTGAGCTTCGTCGGCGTCTTCACCGCCACGCTACTCGAAGCGGGCGGGCTCACCCCCGAGGGGGCGGCGGCGATCTACCCCGTCGTCTGGTGGCACCACTCGATCCTCGCCTTGGTGTTCGTCGCGTGGGTCCCCTACGCGAAACCGTTTCACATGCTCTCGTCCTTCGCGAACGTCGTCACCCGCGACGAACAGGCCGGCAGAGTACTGCCCAACATCCCGGCGGATCTCGACGCGACCAACGCCGAGTCCATCGACGATTTCACCTGGAAGGAACTGCTCGATCAGGACGCCTGTACCAAGTGTGGCCGGTGTTCGTCGGTCTGTCCCGCGAAAGCCTCCGGGAGGCCGCTCGACCCACGGGACGTGATCCTCGACCTCAAGAGCTACCGCGAGGAGGTCGACGCCGGAGCTGAGGACACGCCCATCATCGCTGATGGGGGCAGTAGCGTCATCGACGCCGAGACGATGGAGTCGTGTATGGCCTGCATGGCCTGCATGGACGCCTGTCCCGTCGAGATCGAGCATCTGAACTCCTTTACCAGGATGAACCGCCAGCTCACCGATCAGGGCGACGTCGATTCGAACATTCAGGGGGTCTTCCAGGACGTGATGCAGAAGGGCAACACGTTCGGCGAGCCCCAGCGCAAACGGGCAACGTGGGCCGAGGAGTTGGAGTTCGACCTGATCGACGCCCGCGAGGAGGAGGTAGAGTACCTCTGGTACGTCGGGGACTACCCGAGCTTCGACGACCGCAACAAAAAGGTGGCGCGCTCCCTTGCGAAACTGTTCGAGCACGCCGACGTCTCCTTTGGCATCCTCTTCGACGACGAGAAATACGACGGCAACGACGTGCGCCGGGTCGGCGAGGAGTTCCTGTATCTCGAACTCGCCGGCCACCACGTCGAGACCTTCGAAGAGTGTGCGTTCGAGAAGATCGTCTGTACGGACCCTCACTCGTACAACACGATGAAAAACGAGTATCCCGAAGTCGACTTCGCGGAGTTCGCCGACGACCCGATGATGCCCTTCGAGTACGACGAGCAGTGGAACGTCGAGGGGGAGATCGAGGTGCTTCACTGGACCCAAGCAATCGAAGACCTCGTTCGCGAGGGACGACTCGGCCTCTCGGGGAGCGAACTCGAGTACACGGTCACGTACCACGACCCCTGTCACCTCGGGCGGTACAACGACGAGTACGAGGCGCCACGGGATCTGGTGCGCGCGACGGGCTGTGACCTCTACGAGATGCCGCGCAACCGGTCGGATTCCTTTTGTTGTGGCGGCGGCGGGGGCGGTCTCTGGATGGAGTTCGACGAGGACCCCAAGCCAAGCGAGGAACGCCTGCGAGAGGCGCTAGAGGACACCGACGCCGGCTCGGGGATCGAGAAGTTCGTCGTCGCCTGCCCGATGTGCATGACGATGTACGAGGACGGCCGGAAGACCGGCGGCTACGAGGAGGACATCGAGATTGTCGACGTGGCCGAACTGCTGATCGAAGCCGTCGAGGCAAAGCGGACGGTCGCAGCGGACTAAGCCGTCTCGACGTATTCGACGGCCGCGTCCGGGGTCTCGACGGTCTCGACACCCGCCACGTCGTGACTCGCGATGCCGGCGACGGGCCGGCCGAAGTCGAGGGCATGAGCGATCTCCGAGAGGGTCCCATAGGAACCGCCGATGGCGATGGCGCCCTCGCCGTTGAGCGCGACGAGGACGTTGCGAGCGTTCCCGATGCCGGTGGCGATCGGGACGTCGACGTAGTCGTTGGCCTCGTTCGGGTCCGTACTCGGCAGGATACCGATCGTGTCCCCTCCGGCCTCCGTCGCGCCGCGACAGGCCGCCTCCATCACGCCCGTCCGGCCGCCACAGACCAGCGTGTGGCCGCGCTCGCCGAGCAGTTCGCCCACCCTCCGAGCGACCGCCGTCTCCTCGTCGCCGACCGTCCCGCCGCCGATGACGCTGACGCGCATACCGGGCGGTCGGCGGGCACAGCCAAAGACCTCCCGACACGCCTTTGGCCGCGACGTGCCCAGATCGAGTATGGACATCACGAAGCGCCCGCGCCGCCTTCGGAGCGACGGGGTCCGGCCACTGATCAGCGAGACCGCGCTCTCCCCGGCGGACCTGATCGCGCCGGTTTTCGTCGACGCCACCGCCGACGAGCGCGTCCCCATCGAGTCGATGCCCGGCCACGAGCGCGTGCCCGTCGATGGGATCGTCGAGCGGGTACAGGAGGTACGAGAGACAGGCGTCGAGGCCGTCATGCTCTTTGGCATCCCCGCGGAGAAAGACGAGCAGGGCACTCAAGCGTGGGTCGACGACGGCGTCGTCCAGCGCGCACTCCGGCGGATCTCCGAGGAGACCGACGCCTACGCGATCGCCGACCTCTGTTTCTGTGAATACACCACGCATGGGCACTGCGGAGTGGTGGAAGAGGATGCGAAGGAGGACCCGCGCCAGACGGTTGACAACGACGCGACTCTCGAGCTGATCGAGCGCACGGCACTCTCACAGGCGCGGGCGGGCGCAGACATGATCGCTCCGAGTGGCATGATGGACGGCATGGTCGGCACCATCCGGGACGCGCTAGATCGCGAGGGCTTTACCGAGGTCCCGATCATGAGCTACGCCGTCAAATACGAGTCGGCGTTCTACGGCCCCTTCCGGGACGCCGCCGACGGCGCACCCGCCTTCGGCGACCGGCGACACTACCAGATGGACCCCGCGAACAGGCAAGAGGCGGTTCGCGAAGCCCGCCTCGACATCGAGCAGGGTGCGGACGTCCTCATGGTCAAGCCCGCGTTGCCCTACCTCGACATCGTCCGGGACGTCCGCGAGACGACCGACCTGCCGGTCGCCGCCTACAACGTCTCCGGGGAGTACGCGATGTTGCACGCCGCAAGCGAGAAGGGCTGGCTCGATCTGGAGGAGGTCGCACGGGAGTCGTTGCTCTCGATCAAACGGGCGGGTGCGGACCTGATCCTGACGTATTTCGCCGAAAGCATCGCGAGCGAGTGTTCCGCGGGCCGCCGGACGTAGGCCGACGACCGTACCGAGCGGATCGCTCGCGACCCGGTGGGCTGACAGCCGGACGGGCCCGCCGATTCCGGTAGCGGTGCCTCGGGGTGTTTCAACACGGCGCTGAAATCCCGCCGGCCACCGGAGAGCCCCCCGGAACCCCGCGGTGATCGCCCCCGTGGTCGCCGAGCGCGCGCGAGGCCGAGGGGCCCGAGCGGCCGGATCGCCGGCGGACGTTCGTCAGGTTCCATGGCGATGAATGCCCGGAAATCCCGACGAAGAACGACCTTATATTGCTATTATCCCATTGTGTATCGTACGTTCGTCTACCGCAGACGTTGTAAAATTCGTATCACGAACCCAATATATATGTAGTTCCGATTCCATCGAATCAGCCGTGAACTGGAACACATCCATAATCGAAATCGGATCGAACACTGACGAACGTCCACCCGAGGTGGTTGGATGCAAGTAGACCCCTCGGTGCTCGCGGAGGGGGTCAACATGATGTGGGTGCTGGTGGTGACGTTCCTCATCTTCTTCATGCACGCCGGTTTCGCGATGCTCGAAGCGGGCCAGGTGCGCTCGAAGAACGTCGCGAACCAGCTCACGAAGAACCTGCTGACGTGGGCGGTCGGCGTCGTGATGTTCTTCTTCGTCGGCGCGGCGATCAGCACGATCGTCGGCGCGATCACCGGCGGGGGAAGCTACACGCTGGCCGACGCCTTCTCCTCGACGATCGGCGGCGATTCGGCCGCCTGGGTCGATTGGCTGTTCGGCGCGGTCTTCGCGATGACCGCAGCGACCATCGTCTCCGGGGCCGTCGCCGGCCGCGCGAAGCTCCGTGCGTACGTCGGCTTTACCGTCCTCCTCGCGGCCGTGATCTATCCCGTCGTGACCGGCCTGACGTGGGCCGGGGGCTTCCTCGATGCGCTGGGCTTTCACGACTTCGCGGGCGGCATGATCGTCCACGCGGTCGGTGGGATCGCCGGGCTGACTGCGGCCTGGATCCTCGGCCCGCGGATGGACCGCTACAACGCCGACGGTACCGTCAACGTCATCCCCGGCCACTCGATGACCTTCGCGGTACTCGGCACGCTCGTGTTGGCCTTCGGCTGGTACGGCTTCAACGTCGGCACCGCCGCGACCGTCTTCACCGCCGAGGGCGGCGAACTCGCGCTGGGTGCCTTCGAGTACGTCGGGCGGGTCGCCCTCGCGACGACGCTCGGGATGGCGCTGGGCGCGCTCGGCGCGAGCGTCGTCTCGCTGGCGCTCACCAAGAAGGTCGACACGCTCTACGTCGCCAACGGCCTGCTCGCAGGCCTGGTCGGCGTGACCGGCATCGCCGACATCGTCACCTGGTGGGGTGCGGTGCTGGTCGCGTTCATCGCCGGCGCACAGCTCCCCCTGGTGTTCCGTTTCGTCGAGCGCAACCTGAAGATCGACGACGTCTGTGCGGTCTTTCCTGTCCACGGGTCGGCCGGGGTCATCGGCGCGCTTGCGATCCCCTTCGTCGCGATCCCCGGTGAGGGCCCGACGGTGGTCGCACAGGTCGTGGGCGTCGCCGTGATCGCCGCCTGGACGATCGGCGCGACCGCGCTCGTCTGGGGCGCGTTCAAGGCCCTCGGCCAGGCCCGGGTCACCCCCGACCACGAGCGCGACGGCCTGGACGTCTCCGAACACGGCGTCGACACCTACCCCGAGTTCGGCGGTCCCGACATCGCCACCGACGGCGGTCCCGACGTCGTTCGCACGGACGGTGGCGTCGCGGACTCGGGGATCAAGATGATCACCGCGATCGTTCGTCCCGACCGGCTGGGTGCGGTCAAACGCGAACTCGCGAACGTCGGCGCGCCCTCCCTGACGGTCACGAACGTCTCGGGCCGCGGCTCACAGCCCGCCAAAAAGGGCCAGTGGCGCGGCGAGGAGTACACCGTCGACCTGCATCAGAAGGTGAAAGTCGAATGCGTCATCGCGGACATCCCCGTCGACGAGGTCGTCGAGGCGATCCGCGAGGGTGCCAACACCGGCGAGCCCGGCGACGGCAAGATCTTCGTCATGCCCGTCGAGGACGCCCTGCAGGTCCGCACTGGCAACCGCGGCCCCGAAGCAGTCTGAACTGCAGGTAATCGACCGCGGTTTCGGTACAGACGATACTCCCTATTCTCGTCCGATTCGTAACCACTCGTAATTACTCCAGATGAGCAAACCATAAGTGCCTGTGCGCCGGCGTTGTTTCTATGGCGATACAACGGCGGGGTTTTCTGGCGCTGGCGGGTGGCACGGCTGCGGCCGGCCTTGCCGGCTGTACCGGGACGTTCTCGGGTGGCGAGGAAAGCGAGGGAGGAAACGAGAGCACGAGCGGCGGCGGCTCGATCGCCGACCAGGAACTGGTGCTCGCGACGACGACGAGCACCTACGACACCGGCCTGCTCGACGAGGTCAACGCGGCCTTCGAGGAGAACTTCGGCACGCCGGTCCAGGCGATCTCGCAGGGAACCGGTGCGGCACTCGAAACCGCACGGGCCGGCGATTGTGACATCGTGATGGTCCACGCCCGGAGCCAGGAGGACGAGTTCATGCGAAACGGCTACGGGATCAACCGCCGGGACCTGATGTACAACGACTTCGTGATCGTCGGGCCGAGCGACGATCCCGCCGGGATCGGGGGCAGCGGGGACGCGGTCGGGGCCTTTCAGGCGATCGCCGAGAGTCAGTCGCTGTTCGCCTCCCGTGGGGACAACTCGGGGACCAACACGGCCGAGCTCCAGATCTGGGAGGCCGCGGGCGTCGAACCCGGCGGCGAGTGGTACCTCGAGACCGGTCAGGGGATGGGCGATACGCTCAATCAGGCCAGCCAGCAAGGTGGCTACACCCTCTCGGATCGCGGAACGTTCATCTCCCAACAGGATGAGATCGAACTGGAGATCCTCGTCCAGGGACCCGTCGAGGGCGGTCCCGAGATTCTCGCGAACCCCTACGGGGTACTGGCGATCAACCCCGCGGTCCACGATAACGTCAACTACCAGCTCGCGATGTCCTACATCGGCTTCCTGACGAGCCAGGAGGGCCAGGACGTCATCGAGAACTACGAACTCGACGGCGAGCAACTGTTCTTCCCGCAGGCGCTCTCGGAGGACCCGAACTTCCAGCAGTACGTCCCGGAGGGCTGGCAGCCCGAGGGTACCGACGGGGGCAACGCCACAGGGGAGTGATGGCCCTCGAGGCGCTCCAGCCGATCGTCGAGTTACCCTTCGAGAGCCACTACATCCGGAGCATCGTTCGCGTCTCGTTGACGGTGAGTCTCACCGCCGTTGCGCTCTCGACGCTCGTCAGCATTCCCGTCGCCCTTACGGTCGGCTTCAAGGAGTTCCCCGGGAAGGGGCTCGTGACCGCCGTGATCAACACCGGGATGGGGTTTCCGAGCGTCGTCGTCGGCCTCGTGGTGCTCTTTGCGGTGTCGAACGAGGGGCCACTCGGCGCGCTGGACCTCGTTTTCACCCCCCAGGCGATGGTTATCTCCCAGTTCGTACTCGCCACGCCGGTGATCACGGGGGTGAGTCTCGCGGCGATCACGGGCGTCGATGACGCCGTCCGGAACGCCGCCTACGCGATGGGCGGGACCCGACTCGACGTCGCGCTCGTCGTCATCAAGGAGGCGCGCTTCGGGATCGCGACCGCGGTGCTCGCGGGCTTTGGCCGGGCGATCAGCGAGGTCGGGTCGGTGCTGATCGTCGGCGGGAACATCGCCTACGCCGACGGCACCGCCTACACCCGCAACCTCACGACGGCGATCACGCTGGAGGCCCGCCAGGGACGCTACGAGACGGCGATGTTCCTCGGGGCGATCCTCGTCGCGCTCGTCTTGCTGGTCAACGCCATCGTCGGGCGTCTCGGCGGGGGTGGGCGACGATGAGTGGTCTCCTGTCGGTCGAAGGCCTCGGCCACGCCTACGACGAACCGGTCTTTACCGACGTCTCACTGTCGGTCGACCGGGGCGAGGTACTGGCGATCATCGGCCCCTCAGGGGTGGGCAAATCCACGTTACTCAGGCTGCTCGCGCTGTTCGAACGTCCGGACGATGGGACCATCAGCTACGAGGGAACCGACGTCTGGGCGATCCCCGAAAACCGGCGCCTCGCGTTGCGCCGGAACGTCGGCATGGTGTTCCAGGAACCCAGCCTGTTCGACGCCTCCGCCCGGGAGAACGCCGAGTACGGCCTCCGGGTACGCCAGTCGTGGGCCGATCGCCTGAAGCGAAACGCGGCCCAACTCGTCGGGCGGAAAAACGGAACGAACGAGGCCGCACAGGAGGCGCTCTCGGTGGTCGGGCTCGACGGGAAAGGAGACCAGAACGCCCGCTCGCTGTCGGGCGGGGAGGCCCAGCGGGTCGCGTTCGCTCGCGCGCTCGCGTACGACCCTGCGGTACTGTTGCTCGATGAACCCACGTCGGATCTGGATCCCCGAAACACGGCCGTCCTAGAGACGGCGATCGGACAGGCCCGCGAGCGCGGGATCGGCGTCGTCGTCGCGACCCACGACATGCACCAGGCCGAACGGATCGCCGACA
The DNA window shown above is from Halalkalicoccus jeotgali B3 and carries:
- the fdhF gene encoding formate dehydrogenase subunit alpha, encoding MSTHPTPRVPDIEDPQSNTPLTEDFRTGTANDPNLDYGEGMAHLTVDGQSVAVQEGATLLDAVEAVDTDGTVPAVCYYDRGDEGDAGDHGRFEVGPRSECRTCVVETDEEGLVPACSHPVEDGMTVDTDTGDASEARDVNLDLLLSNHNLRCTTCSQNGRCELQDASIENGVEHPRYGVFDDRDAYEPIDDTSSFIQIDRNKCILCNRCVEACNDVQVEGVLRVEGSGPDTRIGFQSGAETMDDSTCVSCGHCATVCPTGSLTEKGLVDATTLPFPGFDQKNSIGTVIERTPADTIETAESPNRDLRGRDLNDDLAGKSGVARFMAHAKHEATAAREAAGKRARTVVDEAMADAEHAAEFTAANSMPEGALFDIGKAVGDARLSQMDKAETTCGYCAVGCRFDLYGKDDEVLAARPADPEATPANDFSTCVKGKFGYDYVNSDERLDQPLVKENGEFREATWGEALDRVAEGLSEIQDEHGPDTVSVLSSSKTTNEENFAVQKFARQVLGTKNIDNCTRLCHSSTVAALKQTVGYGAMTNRIEDIGNTDCYLITGANTTESHPVLATRIKQNVRDGADLFVFDPRKIDLAEHADQYTRTEGGHDIAWINGMIRHIVENDLQDDEFIEERTRNFEEVKEKVGEFTPEKVEELTNVSPEELKNAAETIAEADTCVFGWAMGISQHTYGTQTVLALADLALVTGHLGKENAGLSPFRGQNNVQGGGGDMGPIPDTLPGYQELSDEDVLEKFEDAWDVRPPDEPGLRITEMFDEVDEGNLRGMYVVGENPAISEPDLTNAHESLEKLDFLAVQDIFMTETAEYADVVLPAAAITEKYGTVTNTERRVQMVRPVADPPGKAHADWEIVQKLAERLGFEWGYENPTQIMDEINELVPIYGGITHERLEERGEGLQWPCPDEDHPGTANLYTEEFNFEDGKARFVPADLGDPTEMPGEEFPIALTSGRVLYHWHTGQLTRRDEGLMGHVGESFAEIHPETAGQIGVADGEYVEVESERGSIVVKATVTDRTAPGKVFIPMHFATGAVNNLTQEELDSVSRIPDYKMASVRVRSMGSDPDREPLGTPDSTGEPVGK
- a CDS encoding NADH-ubiquinone oxidoreductase-F iron-sulfur binding region domain-containing protein, which encodes MTVDRGAVGESPVVRVCSAEDDRHAAVLDAARATASSVPVVEVGPIGTVGIEPVVLVTAEGWTAYHVECSPTQTRTLVERIDEGELPTRDARYVVEHESDTRALPVPETGSLSVGRRGALAPCGWVAPTVPEDYGRLVAEDAREDPGGLCEDVDALGLLGRGRGDARHDAPLASAWEATREAEGEPVVVVNGNEPDPAADADQLLLKSAPVAVLDGALTVAAAVGATDVVVYANEADDLALERCETAADAIDDALGATVQIASGPDEYRAGEPTMALESLEGADRIEARRTPPGPEEHGLFGRPTAIHTPRTLAQLRTALLSPESFDADDADPGTRIVTVVDDADRATVELSTGSSLQTALGAVPAEDFKLACVGGCFGGFTRTLDTPANAQSLDSANLGTNGAVELFDGTRCTVALAGKRARFAREANCGRCVPCREGSKQLVALLREVYDGEYDSGSIRELTRVMRRTSTCYFGRAASRPVTTAMDAFETEFTAHASGQCLAGECTDDQRTRRPESTVES
- a CDS encoding heterodisulfide reductase-related iron-sulfur binding cluster, translated to MHVAQTGGEITRETFWEIGPLGKGMFYFLSVVALLVFVYGVYERFARYTDGESDPRDRLNDLGSRIVSAARIVGSNEKQFNRDLYGGLMHAFVMWGFLVLLIGTTILFVDMDFYRPLTGESFWVGEFYLAYAIVLDAFGLLFVVGLGMAMYRRYVVRNERLWGRHTGLEDDAFVWTLFLLGVGGFLVQGVGMVGQEIRAGETVSFVGVFTATLLEAGGLTPEGAAAIYPVVWWHHSILALVFVAWVPYAKPFHMLSSFANVVTRDEQAGRVLPNIPADLDATNAESIDDFTWKELLDQDACTKCGRCSSVCPAKASGRPLDPRDVILDLKSYREEVDAGAEDTPIIADGGSSVIDAETMESCMACMACMDACPVEIEHLNSFTRMNRQLTDQGDVDSNIQGVFQDVMQKGNTFGEPQRKRATWAEELEFDLIDAREEEVEYLWYVGDYPSFDDRNKKVARSLAKLFEHADVSFGILFDDEKYDGNDVRRVGEEFLYLELAGHHVETFEECAFEKIVCTDPHSYNTMKNEYPEVDFAEFADDPMMPFEYDEQWNVEGEIEVLHWTQAIEDLVREGRLGLSGSELEYTVTYHDPCHLGRYNDEYEAPRDLVRATGCDLYEMPRNRSDSFCCGGGGGGLWMEFDEDPKPSEERLREALEDTDAGSGIEKFVVACPMCMTMYEDGRKTGGYEEDIEIVDVAELLIEAVEAKRTVAAD
- a CDS encoding TIGR00725 family protein, giving the protein MRVSVIGGGTVGDEETAVARRVGELLGERGHTLVCGGRTGVMEAACRGATEAGGDTIGILPSTDPNEANDYVDVPIATGIGNARNVLVALNGEGAIAIGGSYGTLSEIAHALDFGRPVAGIASHDVAGVETVETPDAAVEYVETA
- the hemB gene encoding porphobilinogen synthase; the protein is MDITKRPRRLRSDGVRPLISETALSPADLIAPVFVDATADERVPIESMPGHERVPVDGIVERVQEVRETGVEAVMLFGIPAEKDEQGTQAWVDDGVVQRALRRISEETDAYAIADLCFCEYTTHGHCGVVEEDAKEDPRQTVDNDATLELIERTALSQARAGADMIAPSGMMDGMVGTIRDALDREGFTEVPIMSYAVKYESAFYGPFRDAADGAPAFGDRRHYQMDPANRQEAVREARLDIEQGADVLMVKPALPYLDIVRDVRETTDLPVAAYNVSGEYAMLHAASEKGWLDLEEVARESLLSIKRAGADLILTYFAESIASECSAGRRT